One window from the genome of Alkalihalobacillus sp. LMS6 encodes:
- the tig gene encoding trigger factor, translating into MSANWEKTEQNTGVLTFEVEADKVNDALDKAFKKVVQKVNVPGFRKGKMPRSLFEKQFGVESLYQDAIDLMLPEAYSNAVEETGIFPVDRPEVDIESIGKNEKAVFKATVTVKPEVKLGDYKGLEVDVPSTEVTDEDVEEEVTKLQERHAELVVVEDGEIQDGDTAVLDFEGFANGEAFEGGTAENYSLEIGSNSFIPGFEEQLVGLKTGDEKDVEVTFPEEYHAEDLAGKPATFKVKIHDVKRKELPELDDEFAKDANENVESLDELKTELRKTLEDQRKTDSENAVRDALLEKAADQADITVPEAMVNSEVDRMLQEFGQRLQAQGMNLEMYFQFSGQTEEDMRSQFKEDGEKRVRVNLTLEAISEQEDVQVSDEEVEEEIQKMADMYQRSADEIKALLSAQGGLDTVKGDLKMRKAIDVLVDHSKEATA; encoded by the coding sequence ATGTCTGCAAATTGGGAAAAAACAGAACAAAATACAGGCGTCTTAACGTTTGAAGTTGAAGCAGATAAAGTCAACGACGCTTTAGATAAAGCTTTTAAAAAAGTTGTACAGAAAGTGAATGTACCTGGGTTTCGTAAAGGGAAAATGCCTAGAAGTCTTTTTGAAAAGCAATTTGGTGTTGAGTCTTTATACCAAGATGCCATTGACCTTATGCTTCCAGAAGCATATTCAAATGCTGTAGAAGAAACAGGAATCTTTCCGGTTGATCGTCCAGAAGTGGACATTGAGTCAATTGGCAAAAACGAAAAAGCGGTATTTAAAGCGACGGTAACGGTTAAACCAGAAGTGAAACTTGGTGACTACAAAGGATTAGAAGTAGACGTCCCAAGTACAGAAGTGACAGATGAAGACGTTGAAGAAGAAGTAACAAAACTTCAAGAACGTCATGCTGAGCTTGTTGTTGTTGAAGACGGAGAAATCCAAGACGGCGATACAGCTGTTCTAGATTTCGAAGGCTTTGCGAACGGGGAAGCATTTGAAGGCGGAACGGCAGAGAACTATTCACTAGAAATTGGTTCTAATTCGTTTATCCCAGGTTTTGAAGAACAACTTGTTGGTCTAAAAACAGGCGATGAAAAAGATGTAGAAGTAACGTTCCCTGAAGAGTACCACGCAGAAGACTTAGCTGGTAAGCCAGCAACGTTTAAAGTGAAAATTCATGACGTTAAGCGTAAAGAGCTTCCTGAACTTGATGATGAATTTGCAAAAGACGCTAACGAAAATGTTGAATCTTTGGACGAGCTTAAAACGGAATTACGTAAGACGCTTGAAGACCAAAGAAAGACTGATTCAGAAAATGCAGTACGTGACGCCCTTCTAGAAAAAGCTGCTGATCAAGCTGACATTACTGTACCAGAAGCGATGGTTAATTCTGAAGTTGATCGTATGCTACAAGAATTTGGACAACGTCTCCAAGCTCAAGGCATGAACTTAGAAATGTACTTCCAGTTCTCTGGTCAAACAGAAGAAGATATGCGTAGCCAGTTCAAAGAAGACGGAGAAAAGCGTGTACGTGTAAACTTAACGCTTGAAGCGATCTCTGAACAGGAAGACGTTCAAGTATCGGATGAAGAAGTGGAAGAAGAAATTCAAAAAATGGCTGACATGTATCAACGTTCAGCTGACGAAATTAAAGCATTGTTATCTGCACAAGGTGGTCTTGATACAGTGAAAGGTGATCTTAAAATGCGTAAAGCCATTGACGTATTAGTTGATCATAGCAAAGAAGCGACAGCTTAA
- the leuD gene encoding 3-isopropylmalate dehydratase small subunit — protein sequence MNPIRLHIGKAAVLDRVNVDTDQIIPKQFLKRIERTGFGKFLFYDWRYQAEGVENPHFELNKPDAQGASILISGDNFGCGSSREHAPWALYDYGFKVVIAPSFADIFYNNCVKNGLLPVRLSNEEVKRWMEIAKEEKGQLTVDLVEQKVTFEEEVSSFTIDEHWKNMLINGWDEIDLTLKLEEEITAFERKYTASSTARFG from the coding sequence ATGAACCCGATCCGCCTTCATATTGGCAAAGCAGCGGTGTTAGATCGTGTGAACGTGGACACCGACCAAATCATTCCAAAGCAATTTTTAAAACGAATTGAACGAACAGGTTTCGGAAAATTTTTATTTTACGATTGGCGGTATCAGGCTGAAGGAGTGGAAAACCCTCATTTTGAGTTGAATAAACCTGACGCCCAAGGAGCAAGCATTTTAATAAGTGGTGACAACTTTGGCTGCGGCTCTTCAAGAGAGCACGCCCCGTGGGCTTTATATGATTATGGATTTAAAGTTGTCATTGCACCGAGTTTTGCGGATATTTTCTATAATAATTGTGTGAAAAATGGGCTTCTACCTGTTAGGCTTTCAAACGAAGAAGTAAAGCGGTGGATGGAAATTGCAAAGGAAGAAAAAGGTCAACTAACTGTTGATTTAGTTGAGCAGAAAGTAACGTTTGAAGAAGAGGTTTCTTCCTTTACCATTGATGAGCATTGGAAAAATATGCTGATAAATGGTTGGGATGAGATTGATTTAACGTTGAAACTAGAAGAAGAGATCACCGCTTTTGAACGAAAATATACGGCATCCTCGACAGCTAGATTCGGGTAG
- the leuC gene encoding 3-isopropylmalate dehydratase large subunit, translating to MGKTIIEKIWEKHTIVSEAQKPDLLYVDLHMVHEVTSPQAFEGLRIANRKVRRPERTFATMDHNVPTFNRYDIQDQIARLQMETLADNCREFGIEIADLAHPDNGIVHVIGPELGLTQPGHVIVCGDSHTSTHGAFGALAFGIGTSEVEHVLATQTVWQSRPKTLQVHITGRLGTGIAAKDVILAIISKFGVNVGTGSVIEFTGEAIRGMTMEERMTICNMSIEAGAKAGLISPDVVTYDYLRGRSRVPDGKEFEELVAYWSTLATDQDATYDHSVTIDASEIEPMVTWGTNPGQGLPISAVVPDPSMAVNETEQRAISQALAYMDLEPHTPLNDIAIQHVFIGSCTNSRYSDLEAAARIVKGRTVHKTVTAMVVPGSEKVKRRAEEEGLDQVFIEAGFEWRSSGCSMCLSMNPDRVPEGERCASTSNRNFEGRQGKGARTHLVSPPMAAAAAISGKFVDVRTFDIRSDVT from the coding sequence ATGGGAAAAACGATTATTGAAAAAATATGGGAGAAACATACGATTGTTTCCGAAGCGCAGAAGCCAGATTTACTTTATGTCGATCTACACATGGTGCATGAAGTAACGTCTCCGCAAGCTTTTGAAGGTCTAAGAATAGCAAATCGTAAGGTCCGCAGGCCGGAAAGAACATTTGCGACCATGGATCATAATGTGCCAACTTTTAATCGTTATGACATTCAAGACCAAATTGCCCGCTTGCAAATGGAAACGTTAGCTGACAACTGTCGGGAATTTGGCATAGAAATTGCCGATTTAGCGCACCCCGATAATGGCATTGTGCATGTAATCGGTCCAGAGCTTGGTCTTACACAACCAGGTCATGTCATTGTATGTGGCGATAGTCATACGTCGACCCACGGTGCATTTGGAGCACTTGCATTTGGAATTGGAACGAGTGAAGTGGAGCATGTACTTGCGACGCAAACGGTTTGGCAATCCCGCCCTAAAACGTTACAAGTTCATATTACTGGGCGATTAGGTACCGGAATTGCTGCAAAAGATGTCATCCTTGCGATTATCTCAAAATTTGGCGTGAATGTTGGTACTGGCTCAGTCATTGAATTTACGGGAGAAGCGATACGTGGAATGACAATGGAAGAGCGAATGACGATTTGCAATATGTCTATTGAAGCAGGGGCAAAAGCAGGATTAATTAGTCCAGATGTTGTAACGTATGATTATTTGCGCGGTCGAAGTCGTGTACCTGATGGAAAAGAATTTGAAGAACTTGTTGCATACTGGTCAACGTTAGCAACCGACCAAGATGCCACATACGATCACTCTGTTACCATTGATGCAAGTGAAATAGAGCCAATGGTTACGTGGGGAACCAACCCTGGTCAAGGACTTCCGATTTCAGCAGTGGTTCCAGATCCAAGTATGGCTGTAAATGAAACGGAACAACGAGCCATTTCCCAAGCGTTAGCTTATATGGATTTAGAACCGCACACGCCACTAAATGACATAGCCATTCAGCATGTGTTTATTGGCTCATGTACGAATTCTCGTTATAGTGACTTGGAAGCAGCGGCTCGAATTGTTAAAGGGCGAACCGTTCATAAAACAGTTACGGCAATGGTCGTTCCTGGTTCTGAAAAGGTAAAGCGAAGAGCAGAAGAAGAAGGGTTAGACCAAGTCTTTATTGAAGCCGGTTTTGAATGGCGTAGTTCCGGCTGTAGCATGTGTCTTAGTATGAACCCGGATCGAGTACCTGAAGGCGAACGTTGCGCTTCGACGTCTAACCGAAATTTTGAAGGACGACAAGGAAAGGGTGCGCGCACTCATCTTGTCAGTCCACCAATGGCCGCAGCTGCAGCGATTAGTGGAAAATTTGTTGATGTACGTACATTTGATATAAGGAGTGATGTAACATGA